A region from the Anomaloglossus baeobatrachus isolate aAnoBae1 chromosome 11, aAnoBae1.hap1, whole genome shotgun sequence genome encodes:
- the CPTP gene encoding LOW QUALITY PROTEIN: ceramide-1-phosphate transfer protein (The sequence of the model RefSeq protein was modified relative to this genomic sequence to represent the inferred CDS: deleted 1 base in 1 codon) — MSSTEEKFTLREVLVSFSSCLVKDDQDVIVEHYLNGWKGLVRFMNSLGTIFSFVSKDAVNKIQIMENYLKGENGERYRTLQSMVEYELSSNLVDLTRRGNHPESGCRTILRLHRALRWLQLFLEKLRTSSEDSKTSTLCTEAYNDSLANYHPWIIRKTATVAFLALPVRNTFFEVMNVGTAEDVVDMLGEAMPYVSNVYDFTQELYSQHNLLDLP; from the exons ATGTCCTCTACAGAGGAGAAGTTCACCCTGCGGGAGGTCCTCGTCAGCTTCAGCTCCTGTTTGGTAAAAGATGATCAGGACGTGATTGTGGAGCATTATCTAAATGGATGGAAGGGACTGGTGCG gtttatgAACAGCCTGGGGACAATCTTCTCTTTTGTTTCTAAAGATGCCGTAAACAAGATCCAGATAATGGAAAATTACCTGAAAGGGGAAAATGGGGAGCGGTATCGGACCCTGCAGTCCATGGTGGAGTACGAGCTCAGCTCTAACTTGGTGGATCTGACCAGACGAGGCAATCATCCGGAGTCCGGCTGCCGTACAATCCTCAGGTTGCACCGGGCCTTGCGTTGGCTTCAGCTCTTTCTGGAGAAGTTACGAACAAGTAGTGAAGACAGTAAGACGTCCACCTTGTGCACCGAGGCCTACAACGACTCGCTGGCCAACTACCACCCTTGGATAATACGA AAAACCGCCACCGTGGCCTTCCTCGCTCTTCCCGTAAGGAACACGTTCTTTGAAGTGATGAACGTTGGGACGGCAGAAGACGTGGTGGACATGCTTGGAGAAGCCATGCCGTACGTGTCCAACGTCTACGACTTCACCCAAGAACTGTACTCCCAGCACAACCTCCTGGATCTCCCGTGA